One Gemmatimonadota bacterium DNA window includes the following coding sequences:
- a CDS encoding PadR family transcriptional regulator encodes MARKAKTRFLVLGLMSQGPRTGYDVAVALREANAFFWHETFSSIYPMLAQLEREGLIRAKPERRTARKRRSYTITARGRAALRLWLAEPPEPDVVRNELLLKLSFGDATDPAVLAGHVRYYLKRQEAAMTRLDEADSRVAKTPASKEQLLLWRLTVDLGRRVTAARLAWAKEAAARLDRLGG; translated from the coding sequence ATGGCCCGCAAGGCGAAGACGCGGTTTCTCGTACTGGGACTGATGAGCCAGGGGCCGCGGACCGGGTACGACGTCGCGGTCGCCCTGCGGGAGGCGAACGCCTTCTTCTGGCACGAGACGTTCAGCTCCATCTACCCGATGCTCGCCCAACTCGAGCGCGAGGGACTGATCCGTGCGAAGCCGGAACGCCGCACGGCACGGAAGCGGCGCAGCTACACGATCACCGCGCGCGGCCGGGCCGCGCTCCGTCTCTGGCTCGCGGAACCCCCCGAACCGGATGTGGTACGTAACGAGCTGCTGCTCAAGCTCTCGTTTGGCGACGCCACGGACCCTGCCGTCCTCGCCGGGCACGTGCGTTACTACCTGAAGCGACAGGAGGCGGCGATGACGCGGCTCGACGAGGCGGATTCCCGTGTCGCCAAGACACCCGCATCGAAGGAGCAGCTGCTGCTCTGGCGTCTCACCGTGGATCTGGGGCGGAGGGTCACCGCGGCCCGGCTGGCCTGGGCGAAGGAGGCGGCGGCCCGACTTGATCGACTGGGAGGGTGA
- a CDS encoding alpha/beta fold hydrolase, whose amino-acid sequence MRATIALLAIACTVPATKARAQEAVPRIHEQDSTRNNLVTPQRIRTVPLGTLGAVVRRGTGPQTMLLIPGLGFGASVFDPLMRALADSFTMVAVTLPGFDGTAPPPTPPAGTSYGAQTWTLGAQRAIEDLVSREDLRDIVVVGHWLTGTQLALRLRAALPDRVRAVVLLAGSARFAGPRAMTAEQRVEFVDGPFSQGWFRTVTRETWDDNNFLPSDYAADPVLGLRLWRQAARPDLHVWIRYLLEYHASDIRTEHGATRTPVLLLHPGLEGAWREPTGDYLTAFTRAGWGDLAGTGIEARTIPGARLVPWVDQLAPVVTEIRRFSGASPGVADRRPGQ is encoded by the coding sequence ATGCGGGCGACCATCGCCCTCCTTGCCATCGCGTGCACCGTGCCGGCGACAAAGGCGCGAGCCCAGGAGGCAGTGCCGAGGATCCACGAGCAGGATTCGACCCGCAACAATCTGGTCACCCCTCAGCGAATCCGCACCGTGCCCTTGGGGACGCTGGGAGCCGTGGTCCGGCGCGGGACGGGCCCGCAGACCATGCTGCTCATCCCCGGCCTCGGCTTCGGCGCATCGGTGTTCGATCCACTGATGAGGGCGCTGGCGGACTCGTTCACGATGGTGGCGGTTACGTTGCCCGGTTTCGACGGGACGGCGCCACCGCCAACACCGCCCGCCGGCACGAGCTACGGGGCACAGACGTGGACCTTGGGGGCACAACGCGCCATCGAGGACCTCGTGTCCCGGGAAGACCTGCGCGACATCGTGGTCGTCGGGCACTGGCTGACGGGGACGCAACTGGCCCTGCGGCTGCGCGCTGCGCTGCCAGATCGGGTGCGGGCCGTGGTGCTGCTGGCAGGGTCGGCGCGATTCGCCGGACCGCGCGCCATGACGGCGGAGCAGCGCGTGGAATTCGTGGACGGGCCCTTCTCCCAGGGGTGGTTCCGCACCGTGACCCGGGAAACCTGGGACGACAACAACTTCCTGCCGTCGGACTATGCGGCGGATCCGGTCCTCGGCCTACGGCTGTGGCGCCAAGCCGCCAGGCCGGACCTCCACGTGTGGATCCGCTACCTCCTCGAGTACCATGCGAGCGACATCCGCACGGAACACGGCGCCACGCGCACGCCCGTCCTGCTGCTCCATCCCGGGCTGGAGGGGGCGTGGCGCGAGCCGACCGGCGACTACCTCACTGCGTTCACGCGCGCCGGCTGGGGGGACCTCGCTGGTACGGGCATCGAAGCGCGTACGATTCCAGGCGCGCGGCTGGTCCCGTGGGTGGACCAACTTGCCCCGGTCGTGACTGAGATCCGGCGGTTCAGCGGCGCTAGCCCCGGCGTAGCGGATCGGCGACCCGGGCAGTAG
- a CDS encoding transposase: MDPALPPQTNGKAERFIRTCLASWAYAAAYRTSLQRAQALPDWLRYDNTERHQTALGFTTPRRRLAEIRHRCTMSTPIAPSTPRM; encoded by the coding sequence GTGGACCCAGCCCTACCGCCCCAGACGAACGGCAAGGCGGAACGCTTCATCCGGACCTGTCTCGCCAGCTGGGCCTATGCGGCTGCCTATCGGACGTCGCTGCAACGGGCGCAGGCGCTCCCGGACTGGCTGCGGTACGACAATACCGAGCGGCACCAGACAGCCCTGGGCTTCACGACCCCGCGGCGGCGCCTGGCGGAGATCCGCCACCGGTGCACAATGTCTACTCCAATTGCACCTAGCACTCCCCGCATGTGA
- a CDS encoding DUF2269 family protein, with product MYLAIKTLHIVSVVLFLGNIVTGLFWKAHGDRSADPRIIAHTLDGIIRSDRLFTLPGVLLIVVSGVAAAVVGELPLLRTAWIWQAIVLFALSGLAFAFQVAPLQRQLLAYARAAAAGEPWEPARYRRLSLRWELWGLAAILTPLGALALMVVKPTQ from the coding sequence ATGTACTTGGCCATCAAGACGCTTCACATTGTCTCCGTTGTCCTGTTTCTCGGAAACATTGTCACTGGTCTCTTCTGGAAGGCCCATGGCGACCGCTCCGCCGACCCCCGCATTATCGCCCATACGCTCGATGGCATCATCCGGAGCGACCGGCTGTTCACCCTACCCGGTGTCCTCCTGATCGTCGTGTCTGGAGTCGCGGCCGCAGTCGTTGGAGAGCTTCCGCTCCTCCGGACCGCCTGGATCTGGCAGGCCATCGTGCTATTTGCCCTTTCCGGGCTGGCCTTTGCCTTCCAAGTGGCCCCCCTGCAGCGCCAGCTCCTTGCCTATGCTCGTGCGGCGGCCGCTGGGGAGCCGTGGGAACCGGCCCGGTACCGTCGGCTGTCGCTGCGCTGGGAGTTGTGGGGCCTCGCGGCCATTCTCACGCCGCTCGGCGCCCTGGCACTGATGGTGGTGAAGCCCACGCAGTGA
- a CDS encoding serine/threonine protein kinase has protein sequence MPPDIAELQRRLADAFRGQLDVTGVLGVGGFGAVFRAHDPVLERDVAIKVLDASRASSADNREQFLREARIVATVEHPHIVPLYGAEIRDGLLCLTMRLVPGHSLAERLAGEGPLPPAAAARLAHEVAQALTTAHARGVVHRDVKPDNILLDADGHAIVTDFGISLITGRASDRSTGVVIGTPQYLSPEQALGEAVDGRADVYSLGVVLFEMLTGKLPFASATTSGLLAKQILETPPSPSRLRPELPDRLVAAVNHALAKSPGDRPTAKEFAGELALARTPDALLAPSEVRRRKRRRRLQWITLGIVMGVAGLGVALWAAFQGLNTLRGGAPPSLSATGATIPPALIAEARADGSLQPDEVAAYVFVPHGLPWSEALIITDSAIIRRSARDPRRHALDATTVMQWYRSGKNSGLWVRARKDGPRDTLFTNLTGAELGALNAGFATLGPRQGATVTSPPTPATPPSRRPH, from the coding sequence ATGCCCCCGGATATTGCCGAACTCCAGCGGCGCCTGGCCGATGCGTTTCGCGGCCAGCTCGACGTCACCGGTGTGCTCGGCGTCGGCGGTTTCGGCGCGGTATTCCGCGCCCACGATCCGGTGTTGGAGCGTGACGTCGCCATCAAGGTGCTCGATGCGTCGCGCGCCTCCAGCGCCGACAACCGGGAGCAATTCCTCCGCGAAGCGCGCATCGTCGCGACGGTCGAGCATCCCCACATCGTGCCATTGTACGGCGCGGAGATCCGTGACGGACTGCTTTGCCTCACGATGCGACTGGTTCCAGGGCATTCGCTCGCGGAACGCCTCGCCGGCGAAGGCCCGTTGCCCCCCGCAGCGGCCGCGCGGCTGGCGCACGAAGTGGCGCAGGCGCTGACCACCGCTCACGCCCGCGGTGTGGTGCATCGCGACGTCAAGCCGGACAACATCCTGCTCGATGCCGACGGCCATGCCATCGTGACCGATTTCGGGATTTCACTGATCACCGGCCGGGCTAGTGACCGCAGCACTGGCGTGGTGATCGGCACACCGCAGTATCTCAGCCCGGAGCAGGCGCTGGGCGAAGCGGTCGATGGGCGCGCGGACGTGTACTCGCTCGGGGTAGTTCTCTTCGAGATGCTGACGGGCAAGCTCCCGTTCGCATCCGCGACGACCTCCGGCCTATTGGCGAAGCAGATTCTCGAGACGCCCCCATCACCTTCCAGGCTGCGGCCGGAACTTCCCGACCGCCTGGTCGCGGCGGTCAACCATGCACTGGCCAAATCGCCGGGCGATCGTCCGACCGCGAAGGAATTCGCCGGCGAACTCGCTCTTGCCCGTACGCCGGATGCGTTGCTGGCCCCGAGCGAGGTACGCCGGCGAAAGCGGCGCCGGCGGCTCCAGTGGATCACCCTGGGGATCGTCATGGGCGTCGCAGGGCTGGGAGTTGCGCTTTGGGCCGCGTTTCAGGGGCTGAACACGTTGAGGGGGGGAGCGCCGCCCAGCTTGAGCGCGACGGGAGCGACCATTCCCCCTGCGTTGATTGCAGAGGCCCGCGCCGACGGGAGCCTACAGCCCGACGAGGTGGCGGCGTACGTGTTCGTTCCTCACGGCCTGCCTTGGAGCGAGGCGCTCATCATCACGGATAGCGCCATTATCCGCCGGAGCGCCCGGGATCCGCGGCGACACGCGTTGGACGCGACCACGGTGATGCAATGGTATAGAAGTGGCAAGAACTCCGGACTGTGGGTGCGGGCTCGGAAGGATGGGCCGCGCGATACCCTGTTCACCAACCTCACGGGGGCCGAGCTCGGAGCGCTCAACGCCGGCTTCGCCACGCTTGGGCCGAGGCAGGGTGCCACCGTCACGAGTCCGCCGACACCTGCCACCCCACCATCGAGGCGGCCGCACTGA
- a CDS encoding RecQ family ATP-dependent DNA helicase, translating into MLARDGHTCRDCGEKCSQGEADVHHLIPRAAGGDDDPANLITLCDGCHAARHPNLQGTLARRMIERWGLWVARLLDRQQELAGIDESVGAAMRLLGVPRFRAPQLDVILAALRGESLLFVSATGSGKSLCFQIPILLTRGCGFIVSPLKALMSQQVASLQMKKIPSTFINGDLSPLEKKIRYKLLHDGAVKFLFCTPERFDPGMVRQAEVAEVSRARPSYLVIDEAHCIDRWGRDFRPNYGKLGAVRQALGNPPVLAFTATAGAEGQRRILASLGIPDARVVVTGVNRPNIKFLRLEVRKDEERYPSIADMLRVMPPGRAMLFVPTVNTGKELQAGLRSAGWDLPFYHSKLGTATEREMLLGRFTGRTEPPARVIICTNAFGMGLDVPDVRLVVHWQHPASAEDYLQEFGRAGRDGAPSIALLFTSERDAGLLRFMAGKTADMAPGDEEARAAVLAAKLAAIGQMRRIATASGGCVRDRIAAYFGDTPTPRRRNLSMRIAEWLLSRGTRVPPSPCCCDHCDGVNTADAAAVRAWAVRVYTQGSKAS; encoded by the coding sequence GTGCTCGCGCGGGATGGGCACACCTGCCGAGACTGCGGTGAGAAGTGCTCCCAGGGCGAGGCCGACGTCCACCACCTCATTCCCCGCGCCGCCGGCGGGGACGATGACCCCGCCAACCTGATCACGCTGTGCGACGGCTGCCACGCCGCGCGCCACCCGAACCTGCAGGGCACCCTCGCCCGCCGGATGATCGAGCGCTGGGGGCTCTGGGTGGCACGTCTCCTGGACCGCCAGCAGGAGCTCGCCGGAATCGACGAGTCGGTCGGCGCCGCCATGCGGCTGCTCGGCGTCCCCCGCTTCCGCGCGCCCCAGCTGGACGTGATCCTGGCCGCCCTCCGCGGCGAGTCGCTGCTGTTCGTGAGCGCCACCGGCTCCGGCAAGTCGCTCTGCTTCCAGATCCCCATCCTGCTCACCCGCGGGTGCGGGTTCATCGTGTCGCCGCTCAAGGCGCTGATGAGCCAGCAGGTGGCCTCGCTGCAGATGAAGAAGATCCCCAGCACCTTCATCAACGGCGACTTGAGCCCCCTCGAAAAGAAGATCCGCTACAAGCTGCTGCACGATGGCGCGGTCAAATTCCTCTTCTGCACCCCCGAGCGCTTCGACCCCGGGATGGTGCGCCAGGCCGAGGTGGCCGAGGTGAGCCGGGCCCGGCCCAGCTACCTGGTCATCGACGAGGCACACTGCATCGACCGCTGGGGCCGGGACTTCCGGCCCAACTACGGCAAGCTGGGCGCCGTGCGCCAGGCCCTCGGCAACCCGCCCGTGCTGGCCTTCACCGCCACCGCTGGCGCCGAGGGGCAGCGGCGGATCCTCGCGTCGCTGGGCATCCCGGATGCCCGGGTGGTGGTGACGGGAGTCAACCGGCCGAACATCAAGTTCCTCCGCCTGGAGGTCCGCAAGGATGAGGAACGGTATCCCAGCATCGCCGACATGCTGCGGGTGATGCCCCCCGGCCGCGCCATGCTGTTCGTGCCGACCGTCAACACCGGCAAGGAGTTGCAGGCGGGCCTCCGGTCGGCGGGGTGGGACCTTCCGTTCTACCACTCGAAGCTCGGCACGGCCACCGAGCGCGAGATGCTGCTGGGCCGGTTCACCGGGCGCACCGAGCCCCCCGCCCGGGTGATCATCTGCACCAACGCCTTCGGCATGGGGCTCGACGTGCCCGACGTGCGGCTGGTGGTGCATTGGCAGCATCCCGCCTCCGCGGAGGATTACCTGCAGGAGTTCGGGCGGGCGGGGCGGGACGGCGCGCCGTCGATCGCGCTCCTGTTCACCAGCGAACGGGACGCGGGGCTCCTGCGGTTCATGGCCGGGAAGACGGCGGACATGGCCCCCGGCGACGAGGAGGCCCGAGCCGCGGTGCTGGCCGCCAAGCTCGCGGCCATCGGGCAGATGCGCCGCATCGCCACCGCCAGCGGGGGCTGCGTGCGCGACCGGATCGCCGCCTACTTCGGGGACACGCCCACGCCGCGGCGCCGGAACCTCTCCATGCGGATCGCCGAGTGGCTGCTGTCGCGCGGCACCAGGGTACCGCCATCGCCCTGCTGCTGCGACCACTGCGACGGGGTGAACACGGCGGATGCCGCCGCCGTCCGTGCCTGGGCGGTGCGGGTCTACACGCAGGGGAGCAAGGCCAGCTAG
- a CDS encoding DUF4256 domain-containing protein produces MAKSPSLNPKQRDALLATLKARFEGHPARHPGLTWATVLARLEKNPEKLWSLSEMERTGGEPDVTGHDKKSGAVTFMDCAAESPKGRRSTCYDEEARTSRKERPPKASAIALAQAMGATLLTEQEYRDLQALAPVDLATSSWILTPTPIRALGGALFCDRRYDTVFTYHNGAQSYYAARGFRCALKV; encoded by the coding sequence ATGGCCAAGTCCCCCTCCCTCAACCCCAAGCAGCGCGACGCTCTCCTCGCCACGCTCAAGGCCCGGTTCGAGGGCCACCCGGCCCGCCACCCCGGTCTCACGTGGGCCACGGTGCTGGCGCGGCTCGAGAAGAACCCCGAGAAGCTCTGGTCATTGAGCGAGATGGAACGCACCGGCGGCGAGCCGGACGTGACGGGCCACGACAAGAAGAGCGGCGCCGTGACGTTCATGGACTGCGCCGCCGAGAGCCCCAAGGGCCGCCGCAGCACCTGCTACGATGAAGAAGCGCGCACCTCGCGCAAGGAACGCCCGCCCAAGGCCAGCGCCATCGCCCTGGCCCAGGCCATGGGCGCCACGCTGCTCACCGAGCAGGAATACCGCGACCTCCAGGCCCTGGCCCCGGTAGACCTGGCCACGTCGAGCTGGATCCTGACGCCCACCCCCATCCGCGCGCTCGGCGGCGCGCTGTTCTGCGACCGGCGCTACGACACGGTCTTCACCTACCACAACGGCGCCCAGTCATACTACGCGGCGCGCGGGTTCCGCTGCGCGCTCAAGGTGTAG
- a CDS encoding class I SAM-dependent methyltransferase, giving the protein MASTSQTPGYFRALIHLIRPFPDFDIAFIKPLRARGVGLLRLTPGARVLDLGCGPGGSLPFLVEAVGPAGEVVGVEISAEVALNAHRRIAHHQWRNVRVVEAAAETAVLEGSFDGALMFGAPDVYASPAALANVLPRLRTGARVVFFGAKTSRRRLGWLLNPLLRRAFPRISFPTTPVPNDAPWEQLAPHLPDLVVEELFFGWMFLAAGTLAPGPQAG; this is encoded by the coding sequence ATGGCCAGCACCAGCCAGACCCCGGGCTACTTCCGCGCCCTGATCCACCTGATCCGGCCGTTCCCGGATTTCGATATCGCGTTCATCAAGCCGCTCCGCGCCAGGGGGGTGGGGCTGCTCCGCCTCACGCCCGGCGCCCGCGTGCTCGACCTCGGCTGCGGGCCGGGGGGCAGCCTCCCCTTCCTGGTGGAGGCCGTGGGTCCGGCCGGCGAGGTGGTCGGCGTGGAGATCAGCGCCGAGGTGGCGCTCAACGCCCACCGGCGGATCGCGCACCACCAGTGGCGCAACGTGCGGGTGGTGGAGGCGGCGGCGGAGACGGCGGTGCTGGAGGGCAGCTTCGACGGCGCGCTGATGTTCGGCGCCCCGGACGTCTACGCCTCGCCGGCCGCGCTTGCCAACGTGCTGCCGCGGCTGCGCACTGGGGCGCGGGTGGTGTTCTTCGGCGCCAAGACCTCGCGGCGCCGCCTGGGCTGGCTGCTCAACCCGCTGCTGCGGCGCGCCTTTCCCCGGATCTCGTTCCCCACCACGCCGGTGCCCAACGACGCCCCGTGGGAGCAGCTGGCCCCGCACCTCCCCGACCTGGTGGTGGAGGAGCTCTTCTTCGGGTGGATGTTCCTTGCGGCGGGGACGCTGGCCCCGGGGCCGCAGGCGGGGTGA
- a CDS encoding type II toxin-antitoxin system PemK/MazF family toxin has product MVAERGTVVWGELPEPRGSEPGFRRPLLVIQADAFNRSRLPTVVTLALSANLRLLDAPGNVLLPASATGLPRDSVANVSQIVTIDARYLREPLARLPGRLMDQVDDGLRLILNL; this is encoded by the coding sequence GTGGTAGCGGAACGTGGGACGGTGGTCTGGGGGGAGCTCCCGGAACCGCGCGGATCCGAACCCGGTTTCCGCCGCCCGCTGCTGGTGATCCAGGCTGATGCATTCAACCGCAGTCGGCTGCCGACGGTCGTCACCCTCGCGCTGAGCGCCAATCTCCGGCTGCTCGATGCCCCCGGGAATGTCCTGCTGCCCGCCAGCGCCACCGGCCTGCCCCGCGACTCCGTGGCGAACGTCTCGCAGATCGTAACAATCGACGCCCGATACCTCCGGGAACCGCTGGCCAGGCTGCCCGGGCGGCTGATGGACCAGGTCGACGATGGGCTGCGCCTCATTCTGAATCTCTGA
- a CDS encoding GNAT family N-acetyltransferase: MAVEFRLLGAGDAHLLATPAADVFDHDPDPALCREFLQDPRHHIAVALDAGVIVGFASGVHYVHPDKPAELWINEVGVAPTHQRQGIGQQVLQCLLDHAKQLGCREAWVLTSPANRAAMGLYTAVGGQRLSDPPAMFSFPLKAR; this comes from the coding sequence ATGGCAGTTGAGTTTCGGCTCCTCGGCGCCGGCGATGCCCACCTCCTGGCCACCCCCGCCGCCGACGTCTTCGACCACGACCCCGACCCGGCGCTGTGCCGGGAGTTCCTGCAGGACCCGCGGCACCACATCGCCGTGGCGCTCGACGCCGGGGTGATCGTCGGCTTCGCCTCGGGCGTCCACTACGTGCATCCCGACAAGCCGGCCGAGCTGTGGATCAACGAGGTGGGCGTGGCGCCCACCCACCAGCGGCAGGGGATCGGCCAGCAGGTGCTGCAGTGCCTGCTCGACCACGCAAAGCAGCTCGGCTGCCGCGAGGCGTGGGTGCTCACCAGCCCCGCCAACCGCGCCGCGATGGGGCTGTACACGGCGGTGGGCGGGCAGCGGCTGTCGGACCCGCCGGCGATGTTCAGTTTTCCGCTCAAGGCCAGGTAG